From a region of the Arachis ipaensis cultivar K30076 chromosome B09, Araip1.1, whole genome shotgun sequence genome:
- the LOC107616510 gene encoding uncharacterized protein LOC107616510, with protein sequence MPSLQTALPPELANNAIRLYRECLRRAKYIGHRQHNTQLLVDMVRQQFKQNMHETDPEKIQQLKDNAARGLINHILYESEQLSGRKFSKSPKAV encoded by the exons ATGCCGTCTCTTCAAACAGCACTGCCTCCTGAGCTGGCCAACAATGCCATTAGG CTTTACCGTGAATGCCTACGAAGAGCTAAGTATATTGGCCATCGG CAACATAACACACAGCTTCTTGTTGATATGGTGAGACAACAGTTTAAGCAAAACATGCACGAGACAGATCCTGAAAAGATTCAGCAGTTAAAGGATAA TGCAGCAAGGGGACTTATCAACCACATACTATATGAGTCAGAGCAACTATCTGGTCGTAAATTTAGCAAGAGTCCTAAAGCAGTTTAG